The genomic segment TCCAATTAAAATTAACACTTGAGCAACTTTTAACTTCTTATTATATGGTCTTAACATTGATAAAAGTGTTGCAAACATTAAACCAAAAGTGTTATAAAACTGATATTCAACCCCCGTATGAAATACATTTAACATTTCTGGAGTTAAAACTTTCTTTAATCCATGAGCTCCAAAAGCTCCAAAAGCTATTGCACTTGCCATAAGCAAAGCTATAATTGCTAAAAAAATTCTAGCTCGTCTATCATAAATCATATCTATCTCTCTTCTTTATTTTGTATATCAACTTCCCAAAAAAACTCAATCCAAATATCTGTCTGCTTTATATAAAAATCAGGTTTCACTAAAGCTGTTTTTTTATAGAAAAGTGTAGCTAACTTGAATTCTGTATTTGGGAATTTTTCATTTAATATCTTGAAAATTTCTATCATAGTTTTACCACTATCAACTATATCATCTATAATCAAAACTTTTTTATAAGATTTTAAATCTGGAATATTAAAAATATTTATACTATCTTTTTGATTTTTTCTATCATAAGAGATTGAATTTATTGTAAAAATATTTCTTTGATCTAATGCTTGTGACATAAGATGAGATAGAGTTAATCCACCTCTTGCAACACTTAAAAATGCATCTGCTTGAAAACTTTTAGAAATATCTACTAGCTTTTGAGTATCTTTTTTACACATTTCATAACTATAATATAGTTTATTCAAAAAAATATCCTTTATTTAAAAAAGGTATATTAACAATTTATTGCTTATTTTGTGGTTTTGTGAAGTTTAGTTTATATAAAAAGAGAAAATCTCTTTTTATATATTTATATTCAATTATCTTGAAGTTAAAAGTGTAGTTAAGTGATCAGATGTCACTTGGTGGAAGTTTAGGTATTTATAAACTCCATCTTTGTTGCTCTCATTTATTTTTTTAGCAACAATTGTCAAATACTCTTCTACAGAAGGTAATCTTCCTAAAAGTGCAGCAACTGCAGCAACTTCAGCAGAACCTAAATAAACTTTTGAGTTTTTACCAAGTCTGTTATCAAAGTTTCTTGTAGATGTAGAAAATACTGTTGAACCTTCACTTACTTGTGCTTGGTTACCCATACATAATGAACATCCTGGAATTTCTATTCTAGCACCTGCTGCTGCAAATGCTGCATAATATCCCTCTTCTGTTAATTGAGCTTCATCCATTTTTGTAGGAGGTGCAACCCATAATTTTGCTTTAGCAACACCTTCACCTTTTAATACTTCTCCTAAAGCTCTAAATAACCCAATATTTGTCATACAAGAACCTACGAATACTTCATCAATATTTTTTGGTCTAGAGTCATCAGCTAAGATTTCACTTAAAGTTGCAACATCATCTGGATCATTTGGACAAGCTAAAATTGGCTCTTTAATATCATCTAGGTTGATATTGATTGTAGCTAAGTACTCAGCATCAGCATCTGGCTCAAGTAATTTTGGATTTTTAATCCACTCTTTCATTTTATCAGCTCTTCTTTGAAGTGTTTTAGAATCTTCATAACCCTCTTCAATCATTTTTTCAATTAAAGCTATATTTGAAGATAAATACTCAATAATTGGCTCTTTGTTTAATTGAACAGAACAAGCAGCTGCTGATCTTTCAGCTGATGCATCAGATAATTCAAACGCTTGCTCAACTTTTAAGTCTGGTAAACCTTGAATTTCAACAATTGTTCCAGCAAAAATATTCTTTTTATTTTTCTTAGGAACTGTTAAAAGTCCTTGTTTAATTGCATAATATGGAATTGCATTTACTAAATCTCTTAAAGTAATACCTGGTTGCATTTTTCCTGAGAATTTAACTAAAACAGACTCTGGCATAGTTAAAGGCATCATACCTGTAACACCTGCGAATGCTATAAGACCTGATCCAGCTGGGAAAGAAATACCAATTGGGAATCTTGTATGTGAATCTCCACCTGTTCCTACAGTATCTGGTAAACAAAGTCTATTTAACCATGAGTGAATAACACCATCACCTGGCTTAAGTGTAACTCCACCTCTTGAATTAATGAAATCTGGTAAAGTATGTCTTAATTTAATATCTGCTGGTTTTGGATAAGCAGCTGTGTGACAGAATGATTGCATAACCATATCAGCACCAAAAGATAATGCTGCAAGTTCTTTAATCTCATCTCTAGTCATTGGTCCTGTTGTATCTTGGCTTCCTACAGTAGTTGCAATTGGCTCAACATACATTCCAGGTTTAATACCTTCAACACCACAAGCTTTTCCAACCATTTTTTGTGCTTGAGTATAACCTTTACCGTTGTTAGCTGGTTGTTCAGGAGCAATAAATGCAGCTGAAGCTGATA from the Aliarcobacter cryaerophilus ATCC 43158 genome contains:
- a CDS encoding DUF423 domain-containing protein; translation: MIYDRRARIFLAIIALLMASAIAFGAFGAHGLKKVLTPEMLNVFHTGVEYQFYNTFGLMFATLLSMLRPYNKKLKVAQVLILIGTLIFSISLYLLTILNLPILGAITPIGGTLQIIAYVLLAYAIFKDDK
- a CDS encoding phosphoribosyltransferase, which encodes MCKKDTQKLVDISKSFQADAFLSVARGGLTLSHLMSQALDQRNIFTINSISYDRKNQKDSINIFNIPDLKSYKKVLIIDDIVDSGKTMIEIFKILNEKFPNTEFKLATLFYKKTALVKPDFYIKQTDIWIEFFWEVDIQNKEER
- a CDS encoding bifunctional aconitate hydratase 2/2-methylisocitrate dehydratase; amino-acid sequence: MSLLQEYKAHEAQRQSEGGLPGLALTAAQAADLVEILKASKVEDAQYALNLFKNKINPGVDDAAYVKAAFLNDIVQGKVACSVISKVEAIEILGTMMGGYNVPPLVEALKVAEVADAAAKELKNTILVYNSFNDVKSLMDSGNAKAKEVIESWANAEWFTNKPALEEEITLTVYKIPGETNTDDLSPATVAFTRADIPLHATAMLQSRMEKPLEKMEELKAKGHPLAYVGDVVGTGSSRKSGINSVQWHMGRDIPGVPNKRTGGVVIGSIIAPIFFNTAEDSGCLPVEANVDSVETGDVITLKPYSGEILKDGKVVSTFKLSPNTLTDEMRAGGRIPLIIGKGLTAKAREALKLSASAAFIAPEQPANNGKGYTQAQKMVGKACGVEGIKPGMYVEPIATTVGSQDTTGPMTRDEIKELAALSFGADMVMQSFCHTAAYPKPADIKLRHTLPDFINSRGGVTLKPGDGVIHSWLNRLCLPDTVGTGGDSHTRFPIGISFPAGSGLIAFAGVTGMMPLTMPESVLVKFSGKMQPGITLRDLVNAIPYYAIKQGLLTVPKKNKKNIFAGTIVEIQGLPDLKVEQAFELSDASAERSAAACSVQLNKEPIIEYLSSNIALIEKMIEEGYEDSKTLQRRADKMKEWIKNPKLLEPDADAEYLATININLDDIKEPILACPNDPDDVATLSEILADDSRPKNIDEVFVGSCMTNIGLFRALGEVLKGEGVAKAKLWVAPPTKMDEAQLTEEGYYAAFAAAGARIEIPGCSLCMGNQAQVSEGSTVFSTSTRNFDNRLGKNSKVYLGSAEVAAVAALLGRLPSVEEYLTIVAKKINESNKDGVYKYLNFHQVTSDHLTTLLTSR